The following are from one region of the Sandaracinus amylolyticus genome:
- a CDS encoding tetratricopeptide repeat protein has translation MRSVLALSFALLVSIASSASAQGAHTGGAHTGGAAVPPPRDLFAEQYTEASRAWHEGRYEDALARFRALYASSGRAELLYDIGVTADRLGRLEESIIAFEQYLASVPDARNRTEVEQRLASLRDDLREQQHVDVTPPPRETPRREDRPVMTPMGGEPAPPSEPSRSVVISDPTPPVDEVVDSGPSFVWTWPLLVLTVGAAIASPIVWVEGEGRRDELRDQCAITGCTRDFVSGELEGYEIATNALWISAASLGVLTAIVFFVEGSARTTVVRHAEREGVRLQVGLGGLALEGTF, from the coding sequence GTGCGTTCCGTTCTCGCGCTCTCGTTCGCGCTGCTCGTCTCGATCGCCTCCAGCGCGTCTGCGCAGGGCGCGCACACCGGTGGCGCGCACACCGGCGGAGCGGCCGTCCCACCGCCGCGCGATCTCTTCGCCGAGCAGTACACCGAGGCCTCGCGCGCGTGGCACGAAGGGCGGTACGAGGACGCGCTCGCGCGCTTCCGCGCGCTCTACGCCTCGAGCGGTCGCGCCGAGCTCCTCTACGACATCGGCGTCACCGCGGATCGCCTCGGGCGGCTCGAGGAGTCGATCATCGCGTTCGAGCAGTACCTCGCGTCGGTGCCCGACGCGCGCAACCGCACCGAGGTCGAGCAGCGCCTCGCCTCGCTGCGCGACGATCTGCGCGAGCAGCAGCACGTCGACGTGACGCCGCCGCCGCGCGAGACCCCGCGCCGCGAGGATCGTCCGGTGATGACGCCGATGGGCGGCGAGCCCGCGCCTCCGAGCGAGCCGTCGCGGTCGGTCGTGATCTCGGATCCGACGCCGCCGGTCGACGAGGTCGTCGACAGCGGTCCCTCGTTCGTGTGGACCTGGCCGCTGCTCGTGCTCACCGTGGGCGCCGCGATCGCGTCGCCGATCGTGTGGGTCGAGGGAGAAGGGCGGCGCGACGAGCTGCGCGATCAGTGCGCGATCACCGGGTGCACGCGTGACTTCGTGAGCGGCGAGCTCGAGGGCTACGAGATCGCGACCAACGCGCTGTGGATCTCTGCGGCCTCGCTCGGTGTGCTCACCGCGATCGTGTTCTTCGTCGAGGGCTCGGCGCGCACGACCGTGGTGCGCCACGCCGAGCGCGAGGGCGTGCGTCTGCAGGTCGGCCTCGGTGGGCTCGCGCTCGAGGGGACCTTCTGA
- a CDS encoding TetR/AcrR family transcriptional regulator, with protein sequence MATPASRRSSAPKKADAKPRPEPDARDRILRAATKLIAQKGLDATSLQDIADAVGMRKPSLLWHFASKDELHRAVLDALLSRWNEALPALMRAATREDRFDAVLDETIAFFAEDPDRARLLLREALDRPDAMRALLATYASPWMAVVTESIQRGQSAGALRADVDPEAYVVMVIHLVIGNVATTGTVSMLAAARGSNGSRSTGTKLPARIANEIKRVARAALMAG encoded by the coding sequence GTGGCAACCCCTGCAAGCCGTCGCAGCAGCGCACCGAAGAAGGCCGACGCGAAGCCGCGGCCCGAGCCGGACGCGCGTGATCGAATCCTCCGCGCCGCGACGAAGCTCATCGCGCAGAAGGGCCTCGACGCGACCTCGCTGCAGGACATCGCCGACGCGGTCGGGATGCGGAAGCCCTCGCTGCTCTGGCACTTCGCGAGCAAGGACGAGCTGCACCGCGCGGTGCTCGACGCGCTCCTCTCGCGCTGGAACGAGGCGCTGCCCGCGCTGATGCGCGCCGCGACGCGCGAGGATCGCTTCGACGCGGTGCTCGACGAGACCATCGCGTTCTTCGCCGAGGATCCCGATCGCGCGCGCTTGCTCCTGCGCGAGGCGCTCGATCGTCCCGACGCGATGCGCGCGCTGCTCGCGACGTACGCGTCGCCGTGGATGGCGGTGGTGACCGAGTCGATCCAGCGCGGTCAGAGCGCGGGGGCGCTGCGCGCCGACGTCGATCCCGAGGCCTACGTGGTGATGGTGATCCACCTGGTGATCGGAAACGTCGCGACCACCGGCACGGTGTCGATGCTCGCCGCTGCGCGCGGGAGCAACGGGTCGCGGAGCACGGGGACGAAGCTCCCCGCGCGCATCGCGAACGAGATCAAGCGCGTCGCGCGTGCGGCGCTGATGGCTGGCTGA